The following proteins come from a genomic window of Misgurnus anguillicaudatus chromosome 10, ASM2758022v2, whole genome shotgun sequence:
- the tap1 gene encoding antigen peptide transporter 1 yields the protein MKDKMTVPLFAVLALCVDVCAVMLIGAIQLSPSFINNTFITLWAGGLTRTFLLLVLIFTSSGSPAWMKGFDGVLTAAGHGLLYPVYITFLWACGRPTVELVWGWHTLQGILQGYGVLALSLLLWKRYVPNLLPTTKKQKTEKKGKASLKRLLGYMKPFTDRFALVFFFVVVSSLGEMAIPHYTGKMTDWIMNDDEPEAFNQAITVMTLMTVMSAVCEFVCDLIYNITMSRIHTSIQGLVFQSVLKQEIGFFDKSTTGDIVSRITTDTNTMSEALSEKLSLLMWYCMRVVFLFGSMLLLSPKLSIFTALGLPIIWIIPEFSGKFYQKLSKQVQESLAKANDVAMETFSSMKTVRSFANEDGETERYRKCLEETYALNKVEAAAYAASTWTNSMSSLALKVSILYYGGRLVTGNGVSSGDLVSFVLYELQFTSAVEVLMMYWPQIQKAVGGSEKIFEYVERKPDVPADGSLAPENLDGRVQFKNITFAYPKRPDTDVLKDVSLELKEGKITALVGPSGSGKTTIVSLLERFYQPKNGEILLDQKGLQFYKDQYLHEKISVVSQEPVLFARSVRENIKYGKENASDEEMYEAARKANAHEFISNLPKGYDTDAGEKGGQVSGGQKQRIAIARALIRQPQILVLDDATSSLDTESEYNVYNTLKNDPKKCTVLLITHRLSGVENADHIIFLKDGEVAEQGNHEQLLAKNGLYAEFVKQQNTAIHRNT from the exons ATGAAGGATAAGATGACTGTCCCTCTGTTCGCTGTGTTGGCATTATGTGTGGATGTGTGTGCCGTCATGTTGATCGGTGCTATCCAGCTATCCCCTTCCTTCATCAATAACACCTTCATCACGCTTTGGGCTGGAGGTTTGACAAGAACCTTCCTTCTCCTCGTCCTCATCTTCACCTCTTCTGGTAGCCCAGCGTGGATGAAAGGTTTCGATGGGGTGCTGACCGCCGCAGGTCACGGTCTTCTGTACCCGGTGTACATCACGTTCCTCTGGGCATGTGGCAGGCCTACTGTGGAGCTGGTGTGGGGTTGGCACACCTTACAAGGG ATCCTGCAGGGATACGGCGTGTTGGCTTTGTCTCTGCTGCTGTGGAAACGCTACGTGCCCAATCTCCTACCGACAACCAAAAAGCAGAAGACAGAGAAGAAGGGAAAGGCCTCGCTGAAAAGACTTCTGGGATACATGAAGCCCTTCACGGACCGCTTTGCACTCGTCTTCTTTTTTGTGGTTGTTTCTTCATTag GTGAAATGGCGATTCCTCATTACACCGGTAAAATGACCGACTGGATCATGAATGATGATGAACCTGAGGCTTTTAACCAAGCTATTACTGTAATGACCCTCATGACCGTTATGAG TGCTGTGTGTGAATTTGTATGTGATCTCATTTACAACATCACCATGAGCCGAATCCACACGTCCATTCAAGGACTCGTCTTCCAGTCAGTCCTGAAACAGGAGATCGGATTCTTCGATAAATCCACAACAG GGGACATTGTGTCTCGTATCACCACCGACACGAACACCATGAGTGAAGCGTTGAGCGAGAAGCTGAGCCTGCTGATGTGGTATTGCATGCGTGTCGTCTTTCTGTTCGGCTCAATGCTGCTGCTCTCCCCTAAACTGTCCATCTTCACTGCCCTCGGTCTACCCATCATCTGGATCATTCCAGAGTTTTCTGGCAAGTTCTACCAG AAACTTTCTAAACAAGTTCAGGAATCTCTAGCCAAGGCCAATGATGTTGCCATGGAAACGTTCTCATCCATGAAGACAGTGAGGAGCTTTGCCAATGAGGATGGAGAAACCGAGAGATACAGGAAATGTTTGGAGGAGACCTACGCGCTAAACAAAGTGGAAGCCGCCGCTTATGCTGCCTCTACCTGGACCAATAGC ATGTCCAGTCTAGCTTTAAAAGTCAGCATACTTTACTACGGAGGACGACTTGTGACAGGAAATGGTGTCAGCAGTGGTGACTTGGTGTCCTTTGTGTTATATGAGCTGCAGTTCACTTCAGCTGTGGAG GTGCTGATGATGTACTGGCCGCAAATCCAGAAGGCGGTTGGTGGTTCAGAGAAGATATTTGAGTATGTGGAACGAAAGCCTGATGTCCCTGCTGATGGATCTTTAGCTCCTGAAAACCTTGATGGACGCGTGCAATTCAAAAACATCACCTTTGCCTATCCAAAGCGCCCAGACACGGACGTACTAAAG gacGTTTCTCTCGAGCTGAAGGAAGGTAAGATTACTGCTCTTGTGGGACCGTCAGGTTCTGGTAAAACCACGATTGTGAGTTTGCTGGAGAGATTTTACCAGCCTAAAAATGGGGAGATTTTATTGGATCAGAAGGGTCTGCAGTTCTACAAGGACCAGTATTTGCACGAGAAG ATTAGCGTAGTTTCACAGGAGCCGGTACTGTTCGCTCGATCAGTGCGTGAAAACATCAAATATGGCAAAGAAAACGCCTCTGATGAAGAAATGTACGAAGCCGCCAGGAAAGCCAACGCGCATGAATTTATTTCTAACTTACCTAAAGGATATGACACAG ATGCAGGAGAGAAGGGTGGTCAGGTCTCTGGTGGTCAGAAACAGCGTATCGCCATCGCCAGAGCTCTGATTCGACAGCCACAGATTCTGGTACTCGATGATGCTACAAGCTCATTGGACACAGAGAGCGAATACAAT GTGTATAACACTCTGAAAAATGACCCGAAGAAATGCACggttctgctcatcactcacagACTGAGCGGGGTGGAGAACGCAGATCACATCATCTTCCTCAAAGATGGGGAAGTGGCCGAACAGGGAAACCATGAACAACTACTGGCCAAAAATGGACTCTATGCAGAGTTTGTGAAACAACAGAATACGGCTATTCATCGCAATACATAA